A stretch of Lactuca sativa cultivar Salinas chromosome 6, Lsat_Salinas_v11, whole genome shotgun sequence DNA encodes these proteins:
- the LOC111909328 gene encoding uncharacterized protein LOC111909328 produces the protein MQDGTTFEVKKMVEGHTCTRSNKGGNKRATQGWVANIVAEKLKSDGYVSPMELRKWITKTCNVELPYLKVFIGKEQAYTDMYGKWEESFMKLDEFREELLNRNEGSIVEIDFDTDGDKKRFKRFFICLAAYSKGLLAGCRPYIALDACHLKGKFTSVLAAATGIDGNNSIFPIAYSVLESESTQSWTWFLESLKKSIGMPDGLVISSDMQKGLEVAVMHIYPNVEHRECVRHLYSNFKKQFRGEFFNKKLWGAAKTYRPTKHDRLLKDIVDVSQDAITYLNINHKKIWSRSKFGTTSKCDYITNNISESFNSWIGATRYQPVLDLLDANREKLMKRFDKKRILVKRWNGVLVPNAKIRLNDIFKNLGEYEVCRSGDNQAEVKFKGTR, from the exons ATGCAAGATGGAACTACATTTGAA GTTAAGAAAATGGTGGAAGGACATACATGTACTCGAAGTAACAAGGGTGGTAACAAGCGTGCTACTCAAGGATGGGTTGCAAATATAGTTGCTGAAAAATTGAAATCTGATGGATATGTCTCTCCTATGGAGCTTAGAAAGTGGATTACGAAAACTTGCAATGTTGAATTACCATATCTAAAAGTATTTATAGGTAAAGAGCAAGCTTATACTGATATGTATGGTAAGTGGGAAGAATCATTCATGAAGTTGGATGAATTTAGAGAAGAACTATTAAATAGGAATGAAGGAAGCATTGTGGAAATTGACTTTGATACTGATGGTGACAAGAAACGATTCAAAAGGTTTTTTATTTGTCTAGCAGCTTATTCTAAAGGGTTGCTTGCTGGTTGTCGTCCTTATATTGCTCTTGATGCTTGCCATTTAAAAGGAAAGTTCACTAGTGTACTAGCTGCTGCAACGGGTATTGACGGTAACAATTCCATCTTTCCAATAGCTTATTCTGTGCTTGAATCAGAGAGTACACAATCATGGACATGGTTTCTTGAATCACTTAAAAAATCAATCGGGATGCCAGATGGTCTTGTGATCTCATCAGACATGCAAAAAGGGTTAGAAGTAGCTGTGATGCACATTTATCCTAATGTTGAGCATAGAGAATGTGTACGACACTTATATAGCAATTTCAAGAAACAGTTCCGTGGTGAATTCTTCAACAAGAAACTTTGGGGTGCTGCAAAAACCTATCGTCCTACCAAGCATGACAGATTATTGAAGGACATTGTCGATGTAAGTCAAGATGCCATTACATATCTAAATATCAACCATAAAAAGATATGGAGCAGAAGCAAGTTTGGCACAACTTCCAAGTGTGATTACATCACTAATAATATTTCGGAATCGTTTAATTCTTGGATTGGTGCGACACGTTATCAACCTGTGCTTGATCTACTTGATGCAAATAGAGAAAAGCTTATGAAACGGTTTGACAAGAAGAGGATATTAGTGAAAAGATGGAATGGCGTATTGGTTCCTAATGCTAAGATTCGTCTCAACGACATCTTTAAG AACTTAGGTGAATATGAAGTATGTAGAAGCGGTGATAATCAAGCTGAGGTGAAGTTCAAGGGAACGCGCTAG